The following coding sequences lie in one Acropora palmata chromosome 3, jaAcrPala1.3, whole genome shotgun sequence genomic window:
- the LOC141876624 gene encoding uncharacterized protein LOC141876624 isoform X2 → MASCQSSSTSPVSRERLIQTGATPLARNKQECEGSLGTKMETGLKLVDESDRQWYTRENQQFVSLNQECPIPGHYMQVDDESVFTNALEKNQHTLFKMHSILERDSKGDYLQIVILENMSGRIVAIDPEDERVKAKKMVFQLLQANTTLWQT, encoded by the exons ATGGCTAGCTGCCAATCCTCTTCCACTTCACCAGTTTCGCGGGAGAGATTGATACAAACGGGCGCTACACCACTAGCGAGAAACAAACAGGAGTGTGAAGGAAGCTTAGGGACAAAAATGGAG ACTGGATTAAAGCTTGTTGATGAAAGCGACAGACAATGGTATACCAGAGAGAATCAGCAGTTTGTGTCACTAAATCAAGAGTGCCCTATTCCAGGACACTATATGCAAGTTGATGATGAAAGTGTTTTCACAAATGcactggaaaaaaatcaacata CTCTCTTTAAGATGCATAGTATCCTGGAGCGAGATTCAAAAGGTGATTACCTTCAGATTGTTATCCTGGAAAACATGAGTGGACGGATTGTGGCAATAGATCCAGAGGATGAGAGGGTAAAGGCAAAG AAAATGGTCTTCCAACTTCTCCAAGCAAATACAACACTTTGGCAGACGTAA
- the LOC141876624 gene encoding uncharacterized protein LOC141876624 isoform X1, translated as MASCQSSSTSPVSRERLIQTGATPLARNKQECEGSLGTKMETGLKLVDESDRQWYTRENQQFVSLNQECPIPGHYMQVDDESVFTNALEKNQHTLFKMHSILERDSKGDYLQIVILENMSGRIVAIDPEDERVKAKFMVTENGLPTSPSKYNTLADVKQHNSDALFFKIP; from the exons ATGGCTAGCTGCCAATCCTCTTCCACTTCACCAGTTTCGCGGGAGAGATTGATACAAACGGGCGCTACACCACTAGCGAGAAACAAACAGGAGTGTGAAGGAAGCTTAGGGACAAAAATGGAG ACTGGATTAAAGCTTGTTGATGAAAGCGACAGACAATGGTATACCAGAGAGAATCAGCAGTTTGTGTCACTAAATCAAGAGTGCCCTATTCCAGGACACTATATGCAAGTTGATGATGAAAGTGTTTTCACAAATGcactggaaaaaaatcaacata CTCTCTTTAAGATGCATAGTATCCTGGAGCGAGATTCAAAAGGTGATTACCTTCAGATTGTTATCCTGGAAAACATGAGTGGACGGATTGTGGCAATAGATCCAGAGGATGAGAGGGTAAAGGCAAAG TTTATGGTTACAGAAAATGGTCTTCCAACTTCTCCAAGCAAATACAACACTTTGGCAGACGTAAAACAACACAATTCTGATGctctatttttcaaaatacctTGA